One Panicum virgatum strain AP13 chromosome 9K, P.virgatum_v5, whole genome shotgun sequence genomic region harbors:
- the LOC120651694 gene encoding uncharacterized protein LOC120651694 isoform X4, producing MDHDDSDFQSQNFQLAGEDSNRFPSGLRPFALPKLDIEDQLQGHLRFDNLIDSEAFFSVQGHESNWIEVLSTGSSVVDFSSSAAESCSKTNNVWSEATSTESVEMLLKSVGENETTGNMDSNAHLQLSGMDSQIDQSIVHPESTNSPTDGTVVPTEKDQSESTHSRMTDDPDHSESTHSRMAADPSNTDPQLERFASLSMDKKSEQAAGSVAEKCIASEKLSSSINTSGSCPAVCSYFEGVQDDLSLDKLNVPSAKVDSRNEPFTGLAPLQNIYVTDSYHFEQDNKESEVDVAPQDPKVCHFNENKVEGGLTELQNLSCAGQSLGTVNLSSQVSNETLLPESSDGLLEAITNPVKLHRSDGTCNIVSSTLQPSFSQVQHGTEGLSNSVDRSNELIVNEFGISSNSAPCHRSEADSRNSNPHLVSSLSPERKVADATGVPEETMTAGPSSTNISCTGDESKLEVLEHHKDSVDNLESAALEEKTIEKIPVVSGNMEQMVENNHEENASGATDTSKDKVDSSDSIVPENSSADAFNASEDPKIPSINYEGSFNERDTPGIEEEPDSSHLFLSTSGPHEKMSAPVISSSSGITSTTVTDTSGTPGDKNGCSIGVSAADTSVLPDERDLIVSGMNHDVPSKEGTKSTLGDEDNNVIYPGSEPGGVMSAVPVGSNIDVYGSTVSVAKKEEYKEQANSLGGLTTGETQDKSGNHPDASSPKCQTDRSSIQCEHHTDPATPPALGISSGEVAEKVVETPQNASNDLNVHVQEDAVLSHGTDHSPGTVTSQGKVGSSIVEPGHGNGICTSATCGSPSVISCSEPSPQEAGQGSDALLHHAQDGQSGDPKDCEASADAAQSSKQCSTRNVESAPGSKETKTAGGDKSFSFEVGAPPNASEKAPSPVWSPFPRYTASQSTEITQENPQPGSSLKSISDVSKETSIAKAGKEQLSERKVGESAGGPSDKANIDDNTKSNSSPPEQSQQHPTPECSDSVNFPFTDPQHVQLRAQIFVYGALIQGTPPGEAYMVAAFGESGGDVKPTWEAAWRSALERFQYQKSLYTGLETPTSSRIGSSVPEKANKGTTVRTAPASKKGGKTVVPTHSTANLHSPIFNVPLGSSTSTFNLQRGTHLDFSQAVSPFTYNSHMRQSSPAVAPWYTQSPGPRPAAWLIPPQNLIFDSSMQAAGPTNETAKGASSKNISISHTVSPALVPPSPAPSIVSSPVAVVDDEKQKAPPSGSKHGTASQKPRKRKKASASPEQQSVIASPQLKDVTSSTPAAKHTSGFTLSTHSPSNALVSRVVPNTGQITPLPNYQITGGMNSEQRIIFSEQIRGAIEQSTGQVKGASMHSVEAVRHKEGIWSHLSTISRNKLPREVEEKLISAAAAAEAAVSVAKAAAEAAKMASEAALQAKMMAEEALSSSTSLKSMHHETGEFGISSNPPGLSSSTPASSLKIKDSSRTSGSIISVAREAARKRVEEASAAAKRAENLDAILRAAELAAEAVYRAGTIIGMGEPLPFTLRELLEAGPDGYWKSESVRNKAGSGNHNPVTETLEVDAPANFSKSGRKRGRKPKYDQAIPNLEPSSSGKELPPEGIHSGHGVEDVPTTMAFDGNRNSTAPISFIWNGIEKGSAVEVLSDKGGFGVAWFSAKVVDIKDYIAFVSFDNHNGTDPHEVQVPLRQDGDKPPQIRLPHPATLSKFKTRKRRRETAGSCLWVIGDRVDAWVNDSSWREGVIAQNYEGDETKYVVQFSVGGGGESLVVDAWNLRPSRVWKDGQWTEWSRARERKSKSNKGDSPLEKRQRTDLLQAGGDLSIVGEAGGPSKDKNTNNTKKPEELKPLALSQREMVFNVGKSVVENKSDALAFKRPGLQKEGSKVVYGVPKHGKKKKFMEVSKHYDAGQSDKISESNASSRFAKHSMPQLPRPRENTSKVDHNRGRRVAEMRSRIPKPTKSQNVAANSVPDKDSLPMSIPNSGVSERSFTFAESNTSTSNTKKPTVEKNNSVLGTGLRTEVPSVSEMQAASTDPTSKQNVSTNNRAKRKYVPAVGNVNRSTLRTSEKTSSDSGEPQRTSSGSAEPRRSNRRIQPTSRLLEGLQSSLIISKVPGEKVPRSNYRSASSRGRAHG from the exons ATGGATCATGACGATAGTGATTTTCAGAGCCAAAACTTTCAACTAGCTGGTGAAGACAGTAACAGGTTCCCTTCAGGTTTGCGGCCATTTGCACTCCCAAAACTTGATATCGAGGACCAGCTACAAGGCCATCTTCGATTTGATAATTTGATAGATTCAGAAGCATTTTTCAGCGTACAAGGGCACGAGAGTAATTGGATTGAGGTTTTGTCCACTGGAAGCAGTGTTGTTGATTTTAGCTCCAGTGCTGCTGAATCGTGCTCGAAGACTAATAATGTCTGGTCAGAGGCAACATCCACGGAATCTGTGGAAATGTTATTGAAATCAGTTGGAGAAAACGAGACAACTGGTAACATGGACAGTAATGCACACCTTCAGTTAAGTGGTATGGACAGTCAAATTGATCAGTCAATCGTGCATCCTGAATCAACTAACTCTCCGACAGATGGTACTGTAGTGCCAACTGAAAAAGATCAGTCTGAGAGCACTCATTCTAGAATGACTGACGATCCTGATCATTCTGAGAGCACTCATTCTAGAATGGCTGCTGACCCTTCAAACACCGATCCCCAGCTTGAGCGTTTTGCTTCTTTATCGATGGACAAGAAATCTGAGCAGGCAGCAGGTTCTGTTGCTGAGAAGTGCATAGCAAGTGAGAAGCTGTCCTCTTCAATTAACACATCAGGAAGCTGCCCAGCTGTTTGCAGCTATTTTGAAGGAGTTCAGGACGACCTTTCTCTGGACAAACTCAATGTACCCTCCGCCAAAGTTGATTCTAGGAATGAACCTTTCACAGGGTTGGCTCCCCTTCAGAACATATATGTCACTGATTCATATCACTTTGAACAGGATAATAAAGAATCAGAGGTTGATGTTGCACCTCAGGATCCGAAGGTTTGCCATTTTAATGAAAATAAAGTTGAAGGAGGACTAACTGAACTACAAAATTTGTCCTGTGCTGGTCAGTCTTTGGGCACTGTGAACTTGTCCAGTCAAGTTAGCAATGAAACTCTATTGCCAGAAAGTTCTGATGGATTGCTAGAAGCTATCACAAATCCAGTTAAGCTGCACAGAAGTGATGGTACTTGTAATATAGTCAGCAGCACTCTTCAACCATCTTTTTCCCAAGTGCAACATGGAACTGAAGGTCTGAGTAATTCAGTTGACAGGAGCAATGAACTCATCGTCAACGAGTTTGGCATTAGTTCAAATTCTGCTCCATGTCACCGATCTGAGGCAGACTCACGAAATTCTAATCCTCATCTTGTCAGTTCTCTGTCTCCCGAAAGAAAGGTCGCTGATGCCACTGGTGTTCCTGAAGAAACAATGACTGCTGGACCCAGTAGTACAAATATCAGCTGTACTGGTGATGAATCAAAACTTGAAGTGTTGGAGCACCATAAAGATTCTGTTGATAACCTAGAAAGTGCTGCATTGGAAGAAAAGACAATTGAGAAAATACCTGTAGTTTCAGGAAATATGGAGCAAATGGTGGAAAATAACCATGAAGAAAATGCTAGTGGTGCTACAGATACATCAAAAGATAAGGTTGACTCTTCTGACAGTATTGTACCTGAAAACTCTTCAGCTGATGCTTTCAATGCTTCAGAGGATCCAAAAATTCCCTCAATAAATTATGAGGGGTCATTCAATGAACGTGATACTCCTGGTATAGAAGAGGAGCCTGATAGCTCGCATTTGTTCCTTTCTACTTCTGGGCCTCATGAGAAAATGTCAGCACCGGTGATCAGTTCAAGCAGTGGCATCACTTCTACCACTGTTACTGACACTTCTGGGACTCCAGGAGATAAAAATGGCTGTTCAATAGGTGTTTCTGCTGCTGATACTTCTGTTTTACCTGATGAGAGGGATTTGATTGTTTCGGGAATGAATCATGATGTGCCATCCAAGGAAGGTACTAAATCCACTTTAGGAGATGAGGACAACAATGTTATTTATCCTGGCTCTGAACCAGGTGGGGTAATGTCAGCTGTGCCTGTGGGCTCAAACATTGATGTTTATGGTAGTACTGTTTCTGTTGCAAAAAAGGAGGAATACAAAGAGCAGGCTAATTCTTTGGGTGGTTTGACCACAGGAGAAACTCAGGATAAATCAG GTAACCATCCAGATGCTTCTTCACCAAAATGCCAGACTGATAGATCTTCGATACAATGTGAACATCATACAGATCCAGCCACACCACCTGCATTAGGCATCTCAAGTGGCGAGGTTGCTGAAAAGGTTGTAGAAACTCCACAAAATGCAAGCAATGATTTGAATGTACATGTGCAAG AAGATGCAGTGTTAAGTCATGGTACAGATCATAGTCCTGGTACTGTTACTTCCCAGGGCAAGGTAGGCTCAAGCATAGTGGAACCTGGCCATGGTAATGGAATCTGTACCAGTGCTACATGTGGCTCCCCTTCAGTGATTAGTTGCTCCGAACCCTCTCCCCAGGAAGCTGGACAGGGCAGTGATGCACTACTTCATCATGCACAAGATGGGCAGTCTGGGGATCCAAAAGATTGTGAAGCATCTGCAGATGCTGCTCAGAGCTCAAAACAATGTTCTACTAGAAATGTAGAATCTGCTCCTGGTTCTAAGGAGACTAAGACAGCAGGAGGTGATAAAAGCTTCTCATTTGAGGTGGGAGCTCCACCAAATGCATCTGAGAAAGCTCCTAGCCCTGTTTGGAGCCCGTTCCCTAGATACACAGCTTCTCAGAGTACCGAG ATAACCCAAGAAAATCCTCAACCTGGAAGTTCATTGAAGAGTATCAGTGATGTTAGTAAGGAAACATCTATTGCAAAGGCTGGTAAAGAACAGCTGTCAGAAAGGAAAGTGGGTGAAAGTGCTGGGGGGCCGTCAGACAAAGCTAACATTGACGATAACACTAAGAGTAACAGTTCACCGCCAGAGCAGTCACAGCAGCATCCAACCCCTGAGTGTTCTG ATTCGGTGAATTTTCCGTTCACAGATCCACAGCATGTGCAGCTACGTGCACAGATTTTTGTTTATGGAGCTCTTAT TCAAGGAACACCGCCAGGAGAGGCTTACATGGTGGCAGCTTTCGGAGAGTCTG GTGGTGATGTTAAACCTACATGGGAGGCAGCTTGGCGATCTGCTCTTGAAAGATTTCAGTACCAAAAATCACTTTATACTGGTTTAGAGACCCCCACGAGTTCACGTATAG GTAGTTCTGTGCCTGAAAAAGCTAATAAGGGTACAACAGTTAGAACTGCACCAGCTAGCAAAAAGGGTGGCAAAACTGTGGTACCAACACATTCTACTGCAAACCTGCACTCTCCAATTTTTAATGTGCCTCTCGGTAGTTCTACTTCTACGTTTAACCTGCAACGAGGTACTCATCTGGACTTTAGCCAGGCAGTATCACCATTTACATATAATTCACACATGAGGCAGTCGTCTCCTGCTGTTGCCCCCTGGTATACTCAGAGCCCTGGTCCACGTCCTGCAGCCTGGCTGATTCCTCCACAAAACTTAATATTTGATTCATCGATGCAAGCTGCTGGTCCTACAAATGAAACTGCAAAGGGGGCATCATCCAAAAATATATCCATTTCGCATACTGTTTCGCCTGCTTTAGTTCCACCTAGTCCGGCACCGTCTATTGTTTCTTCTCCAGTGGCGGTTGTGGATGATGAAAAGCAGAAGGCACCACCTTCTGGCTCTAAGCATGGAACAGCATCACAAAagccaagaaaaagaaagaaagcttCAGCAAGTCCAGAACAGCAATCTGTCATTGCCTCCCCTCAGCTCAAAGACGTTACGTCTTCTACTCCTGCCGCTAAGCACACATCAGGATTCACTTTATCTACCCATTCTCCAAGTAATGCTTTGGTTAGTAGGGTTGTTCCTAACACAGGTCAGATCACCCCTTTACCTAACTACCAGATCACTGGTGGTATGAATAGTGAGCAAAGAATCATCTTTTCAGAACAGATCCGTGGTGCAATAGAACAATCAACTGGACAAGTCAAAGGTGCAAGTATGCACTCAGTGGAGGCAGTTAGGCATAAAGAAGGTATATGGAGCCATCTATCCACAATCTCAAGAAACAAGTTACCTCGTGAAGTGGAAGAGAAGCTTATCtcagctgcagctgctgctgaagCAGCAGTTTCTGTTGCAAAGGCAGCTGCAGAAGCTGCCAAGATGGCGTCAGAGGCTGCATTGCAGGCGAAGATGATGGCAGAGGAAGCACTTAGCTCTTCTACATCTCTAAAGTCCATGCATCACGAAACTGGTGAGTTTGGTATCAGTAGCAATCCACCTGGACTGTCAAGTTCAACACCAGCATCATCTTTGAAAATTAAGGACAGCAGTCGTACCTCGGGTTCCATCATTTCAGTGGCACGGGAGGCTGCTAGAAAGAGGGTTGAAGAGGCATCTGCAGCTGCAAAACGTGCAGAAAACTTGGATGCCATACTGAGAGCTGCGGAGCTCGCTGCGGAGGCTGTGTACAGAGCTGGAACTATTATTGGAATGGGTGAACCATTACCTTTTACTCTAAGGGAGCTTTTAGAAGCTGGCCCGGATGGCTACTGGAAGTCTGAGAGTGTGAGGAATAAAGCTGGAAGTGGTAATCACAATCCAGTAACAGAAACATTGGAGGTAGATGCACCTGCTAATTTCAGTAAATCTGGCAGAAAGCGTGGTCGGAAACCTAAGTATGATCAAGCAATACCAAATTTGGAGCCATCTTCGAGTGGCAAAGAATTGCCGCCAGAAGGAATACACTCAG GGCATGGGGTTGAAGATGTTCCCACCACTATGGCGTTTGATGGTAACAGAAATAGTACAGCACCAATAAGCTTTATCTGGAATGGCATTGAAAAGGGATCTGCTGTTGAG GTATTATCTGACAAGGGTGGGTTTGGAGTAGCTTGGTTTTCTGCCAAGGTTGTCGATATAAAAGATTATATCGCATTTGTCAGTTTTGACAATCACAACG GAACTGATCCTCATGAAGTACAGGTGCCATTGAGACAAGACGGGGATAAACCGCCTCAAATACGTCTTCCTCACCCTGCTACCCTTTCCAAATTCAAAACTAGGAAACGGCGCAGGGAAACAGCAGGGAGTTGTTTATGGGTTATTGGAGATCGTGTAGATGCTTGGGTCAACGATAG CAGTTGGCGTGAGGGAGTTATTGCTCAGAATTATGAGGGTGATGAGACAAAGTATGTTGTACAATTTTCAG ttggaggtggtggtgaGTCATTGGTTGTTGACGCTTGGAATCTTCGTCCATCACGTGTTTGGAAAGATGGTCAATGGACAGAGTGGTCCCGAGCAAGAGAAAGGAAATCTAAATCTAATAAG GGTGATTCACCTCTTGAGAAACGCCAAAGGACAGACCTGCTTCAAGCAGGTGGCGATCTATCTATTGTTGGTGAAGCAGGGGGTCCCTCCAAGGATAAGAATACCAACAATACAAAAAAGCCGGAGGAGCTAAAGCCATTGGCTTTGTCTCAGAGGGAAATGGTTTTCAACGTTGGGAAGAGTGTAGTTGAAAATAAATCTGATGCTCTTGCATTCAAACGGCCTGGATTGCAGAAAGAAGGATCAAAAGTCGTCTACGGCGTTCCAAAACatggaaagaagaagaagtttaTGGAAGTAAGCAAACATTATGATGCAGGCCAATCTGACAAGATTTCTGAGAGCAATGCATCTAGCAGATTTGCAAAACATTCAATGCCACAATTGCCAAGACCACGTGAAAATACCTCCAAAGTTGATCATAATAGAGGTAGGAGAGTAGCTGAGATGAGGTCCAGAATACCTAAACCTACAAAGTCACAGAATGTTGCAGCTAACAGTGTTCCTGACAAGGATTCCTTGCCCATGTCCATTCCAAATTCTGGTGTTTCCGAAAGGAGTTTTACTTTTGCGGAAAGTAACACAAGCACTTCGAACACCAAGAAGCCCACTGTCGAAAAAAATAATTCTGTGTTGGGCACGGGCCTTAGAACTGAAGTTCCTTCTGTTTCTGAAATGCAAGCTGCATCTACTGATCCTACTTCCAAGCAGAATGTGTCCACTAACAATCGAGCTAAAAGGAAATATGTTCCTGCTGTGGGTAACGTGAACAGAAGTACACTAAGAACCTCTGAAAAGACTAGTTCTGATTCTGGTGAGCCTCAAAGGACTAGTTCTGGTTCTGCTGAGCCCAGACGATCTAACCGGCGAATTCAGCCAACTTCGAGG TTACTAGAGGGTTTGCAAAGTTCCCTCATAATCTCCAAAGTTCCTGGCGAGAAGGTTCCGAGGAGCAATTACAGAAGTGCTTCGTCGAGAG GGAGAGCTCATGGCTGA